Proteins co-encoded in one Prevotella sp. E13-27 genomic window:
- a CDS encoding UDP-N-acetylmuramoyl-L-alanyl-D-glutamate--2,6-diaminopimelate ligase encodes MKLSELLKNIKTVSVVGNTDIDIADVNIDSRRIAKGHLFLAIKGTQTDGHKYIGKAIELGATAIVCEDMPESLADGVTYVQVPSTEDVTGIIATTFQGNPSTKLKLVGVTGTNGKTTIATLLYNMFRAMGHKCGLLSTVCNYIEGEAIPADHTTPDPIELNRLLRRMVDAGCEYVFMECSSHAIAQKRIGGLKFAGGIFTNLTRDHLDYHKTVENYRNAKKAFFDMLPKDAFAIINIDDKNGMYMVQNTKATVKTYSTRAMADFRARIVECHFEGMYLEIDGHEVGVQFIGKFNVSNLLAVYGAAIMLGKQPEDILVVMSTLKSVAGRLEPIRSEEGVTAVVDYAHTPDALDNVLKAIHEVLDGTDGKVITVCGAGGNRDKGKRPLMAQEAVKQSDRVIITSDNPRFEEPQDIINDMLSGLDQKQMKKVVSIIDRREAIKTACMLAEKGDVILIAGKGHEDYQEVKGVKHHFDDREVVREIFGVAK; translated from the coding sequence ATGAAACTTTCTGAACTACTGAAGAACATCAAGACTGTGTCAGTTGTAGGCAATACTGACATTGACATTGCCGATGTAAACATTGACTCACGCCGCATAGCCAAGGGCCATCTGTTCCTTGCCATCAAAGGCACACAGACCGATGGTCATAAATACATAGGTAAAGCAATAGAACTGGGTGCAACAGCCATTGTGTGCGAAGACATGCCAGAGTCACTTGCTGATGGTGTCACATACGTTCAAGTGCCATCAACAGAAGACGTGACAGGCATCATCGCCACTACATTCCAGGGTAACCCATCAACGAAGCTGAAGCTGGTAGGAGTCACAGGCACCAACGGTAAGACGACTATTGCCACACTGCTCTACAACATGTTCCGTGCCATGGGTCACAAGTGCGGTCTGCTTTCAACAGTCTGCAACTATATTGAGGGCGAAGCCATACCTGCCGATCATACCACGCCCGACCCTATAGAGCTGAACCGCCTGCTGCGCCGCATGGTTGACGCTGGTTGTGAATATGTATTCATGGAATGCTCAAGCCACGCTATAGCACAGAAGCGCATCGGCGGTCTGAAGTTCGCTGGCGGAATCTTCACCAACCTCACCCGCGACCACCTCGATTACCACAAGACAGTAGAGAACTATCGCAACGCCAAGAAGGCATTCTTCGACATGCTTCCAAAAGATGCCTTTGCCATCATCAACATCGATGACAAAAACGGCATGTACATGGTACAGAACACCAAAGCTACCGTCAAGACCTATTCCACTCGCGCCATGGCCGACTTCCGTGCGCGTATTGTAGAGTGTCATTTTGAGGGCATGTACCTTGAGATTGATGGACATGAAGTAGGTGTACAGTTCATTGGAAAGTTCAATGTCAGCAATCTCCTTGCCGTATATGGCGCAGCCATCATGCTCGGCAAGCAGCCAGAGGACATACTCGTTGTTATGAGCACACTGAAGAGCGTTGCCGGCCGTTTGGAACCAATTCGTTCTGAAGAAGGCGTGACAGCAGTCGTGGACTATGCCCACACCCCCGACGCACTGGACAACGTACTGAAAGCCATACACGAGGTGCTCGATGGAACCGATGGAAAAGTCATCACCGTATGTGGCGCAGGCGGCAACCGCGACAAAGGCAAGCGTCCTCTCATGGCTCAGGAAGCTGTCAAGCAGAGCGACCGCGTAATCATAACCAGCGACAACCCCCGCTTCGAGGAGCCACAGGACATTATCAACGATATGCTCAGCGGTCTCGACCAGAAACAGATGAAGAAGGTGGTAAGCATCATTGACCGTCGTGAAGCCATCAAGACTGCTTGTATGCTGGCTGAGAAGGGTGATGTCATCCTCATAGCCGGCAAAGGTCACGAAGACTATCAGGAAGTAAAAGGTGTGAAACATCACTTCGACGACCGCGAAGTTGTTCGCGAAATCTTCGGAGTAGCAAAATAA